A genomic window from Pseudogulbenkiania sp. MAI-1 includes:
- the rpsF gene encoding 30S ribosomal protein S6, producing MRHYEIVFIVHPDQSEQVPAMIERYKGMVLAAEGKIHRLEDWGRRQLAYPIQKLHKAHYVLMNVECQAETLAEIEHAFKFNDAVLRHLTIKLDRAVTEPSPMMKDEKAKNLLEPQQPAAEAEVAA from the coding sequence ATGCGTCATTACGAAATCGTGTTCATCGTCCATCCGGACCAGAGCGAACAGGTTCCGGCCATGATCGAGCGCTACAAGGGCATGGTTCTGGCCGCTGAAGGCAAGATCCATCGTCTGGAAGACTGGGGTCGCCGTCAACTGGCTTACCCGATCCAGAAGCTGCACAAGGCTCACTACGTTCTGATGAACGTCGAGTGCCAAGCAGAGACCCTGGCCGAGATCGAACACGCCTTCAAATTCAACGACGCCGTTCTGCGCCACCTGACCATCAAGCTGGACCGCGCCGTGACCGAACCGTCCCCGATGATGAAGGACGAGAAGGCTAAGAACCTGCTGGAACCGCAACAGCCGGCTGCCGAGGCTGAAGTCGCTGCCTGA
- a CDS encoding metal-sensitive transcriptional regulator, producing MQCCDQETPGSDKLVVQPNKSALLKRLARIEGQVRGISGMIDGDRYCVDVLTQIAAVKSALDAVSLQLLENHMKGCVAQALRAGDATGVVTELIDVVKKVR from the coding sequence ATGCAGTGCTGTGACCAGGAAACCCCGGGCAGCGACAAGCTGGTCGTGCAACCCAACAAGAGCGCCCTGCTCAAGCGCCTGGCGCGGATCGAAGGGCAGGTGCGCGGCATCAGCGGCATGATCGACGGCGACCGCTACTGCGTCGACGTGCTGACCCAGATCGCCGCGGTGAAATCGGCGCTGGACGCGGTGTCGCTGCAACTGCTGGAAAACCATATGAAAGGCTGCGTGGCGCAGGCGCTGCGCGCCGGCGACGCCACCGGCGTGGTGACCGAGCTGATCGACGTGGTCAAGAAGGTGCGCTGA
- the rplI gene encoding 50S ribosomal protein L9: MQIILLEKVANLGQLGDVVKVKDGYARNFLIPQGKAKRATAANLEAFEARRAELEAKQAEILADAQARAEKLADATITIAQKAGVDGRLFGSVTNVDIAEAVTAFGVPVKRFEVRLPNGPLKAIGEYELEIALHHDVVVAIKVVVTPEA, translated from the coding sequence ATGCAAATCATTCTGCTCGAAAAAGTGGCCAACCTGGGTCAACTGGGTGACGTGGTTAAAGTCAAGGACGGTTACGCCCGTAACTTCCTGATCCCGCAAGGCAAGGCCAAGCGCGCTACCGCCGCCAACCTGGAAGCCTTCGAAGCTCGCCGCGCCGAACTGGAAGCCAAGCAAGCCGAAATCCTGGCCGATGCCCAGGCCCGTGCCGAGAAGCTGGCCGACGCCACCATCACCATCGCCCAGAAGGCCGGTGTGGATGGCCGTCTGTTCGGCTCCGTGACCAACGTCGACATCGCTGAAGCCGTTACCGCCTTCGGCGTGCCGGTGAAGCGTTTCGAAGTTCGCCTGCCGAACGGCCCGCTGAAGGCCATCGGCGAGTATGAGCTGGAAATCGCCCTGCACCACGACGTCGTGGTGGCGATCAAGGTGGTCGTGACCCCGGAAGCCTGA
- the rlmB gene encoding 23S rRNA (guanosine(2251)-2'-O)-methyltransferase RlmB, with the protein MSNKRLIHGFHAVNARLWQNPKSLLEIWLAGGRQDARAQAVLDKAGAEDIKLHIVDKARLDSMSGNARHQGVVAMIDASRSHVSLDDVLEHLSEPPLLLILDGVTDPHNLGACLRVADAMGAHAVIAPKDRSAGLNATVSKVACGAAEVVPYITVTNLARTLRDLKDAGVWIAGTTMEADTDLYHFDAAGPLAWVMGSEGEGMRRLTREHCDVLVSIPMFGSVESLNVSVSSGMVLSESRRQRVLKGEAQG; encoded by the coding sequence ATGAGCAACAAGCGCCTCATCCACGGCTTTCACGCCGTCAACGCCCGGCTGTGGCAGAACCCCAAGAGCCTGCTCGAGATCTGGCTCGCCGGCGGCCGCCAGGACGCCCGTGCCCAGGCGGTGCTGGACAAGGCCGGCGCGGAAGACATCAAGCTGCACATCGTCGACAAGGCGCGCCTCGACAGCATGAGCGGCAACGCCCGCCATCAGGGCGTGGTGGCGATGATCGACGCCAGCCGCAGCCACGTCAGCCTCGACGACGTGCTGGAACACCTGTCCGAGCCGCCGCTGTTGCTGATCCTCGACGGCGTTACCGACCCGCACAACCTCGGCGCCTGCCTGCGTGTGGCCGACGCCATGGGCGCCCACGCCGTGATCGCGCCGAAGGACCGCTCGGCCGGCCTCAACGCCACCGTGTCCAAGGTGGCCTGCGGTGCCGCCGAGGTGGTGCCCTACATCACCGTCACCAACCTGGCGCGCACGCTGCGCGACCTCAAGGATGCCGGGGTGTGGATCGCCGGCACCACGATGGAAGCCGACACCGACCTCTACCACTTCGACGCCGCCGGCCCCTTGGCCTGGGTGATGGGCTCGGAAGGCGAGGGCATGCGCCGGCTGACGCGCGAACACTGCGACGTGCTGGTGTCGATCCCGATGTTCGGCAGCGTCGAGAGCCTCAACGTGTCGGTCTCGTCCGGCATGGTGCTTTCCGAGAGCCGGCGCCAGCGCGTGCTGAAGGGTGAAGCGCAGGGCTGA
- a CDS encoding multicopper oxidase family protein, protein MHRRRFLELSLGLSALPLLARSAWAATPPAMPGMDHGEHAGHDMAAMAGDKAAVTLPEGRPLPQLVRLANRGGVGSVKAELVAAPLEVKLAPGRKPTTFWAYNGSVPGPLIEAYEGDTVEIAFTNRLAQPTTIHWHGMPVPAEQDGNPHDPVLPGASRRYRFTLPKGSAGTYWYHPHPHGYTGQQAYMGLAGAFIVRRRDDPLARLPEQLLILSDLKLDADGSIAANSMADRHDGREGQFVLVNGALRPTLALAEGERQRWRIWNATSARILKIALPAHEVYLVGTDGGAIAAPRRIEYLLLSPGERAELVVTGRFNAGKTPGLVALPYSRGKAMHPEQDKVLPLMTLTRQGRRASAPLPARLAEVPALPAPAVKRRVEFSENMADPKAMFLINGKTYDMARIDFEGKVGQVEEWEIVGNAHMDHPFHLHGTQFQVVARTEDGQWRDEPFRAWHDVVNVAAGESVRLRFRQDLPGLRMFHCHILEHEDQGMMGQLLVRA, encoded by the coding sequence ATGCACCGCCGTCGTTTCCTGGAATTGTCGCTGGGGCTGTCCGCCCTGCCGCTGTTGGCCCGTTCCGCCTGGGCAGCTACCCCGCCCGCCATGCCGGGCATGGACCATGGCGAGCATGCCGGCCACGACATGGCGGCGATGGCGGGCGACAAAGCCGCCGTGACGCTGCCGGAAGGCCGCCCCTTGCCGCAACTGGTGCGGCTGGCCAACCGCGGCGGTGTCGGCAGCGTCAAAGCCGAACTGGTTGCCGCGCCACTCGAAGTCAAGCTGGCGCCGGGGCGCAAGCCGACCACCTTCTGGGCCTACAACGGCTCTGTGCCGGGGCCGCTGATCGAGGCCTACGAGGGTGACACGGTGGAGATCGCCTTCACCAACCGCCTGGCCCAGCCCACCACCATCCACTGGCACGGCATGCCGGTGCCGGCCGAGCAGGACGGCAACCCGCACGATCCGGTGCTGCCGGGAGCCTCACGCCGCTACCGCTTCACCCTGCCCAAGGGTTCGGCCGGCACCTACTGGTACCACCCGCACCCGCACGGCTACACCGGGCAGCAGGCCTACATGGGCCTGGCCGGGGCCTTCATCGTGCGCCGCCGCGACGACCCGCTGGCTCGCCTCCCCGAGCAGTTGCTGATCCTGTCCGACCTCAAGCTCGATGCCGACGGGAGTATCGCCGCCAACTCCATGGCCGACCGTCACGACGGCCGCGAGGGGCAGTTCGTGCTGGTCAACGGCGCGCTGCGCCCGACGCTGGCGCTGGCCGAGGGCGAACGCCAGCGTTGGCGTATCTGGAACGCCACCAGCGCGCGCATCCTGAAGATCGCGCTGCCGGCGCACGAGGTGTACCTGGTCGGCACCGACGGCGGAGCGATCGCCGCGCCGCGTCGCATCGAGTATCTGCTGCTGTCACCGGGCGAGCGCGCCGAACTGGTGGTGACCGGGCGCTTCAACGCCGGGAAGACGCCCGGTCTGGTGGCGCTGCCGTATTCGCGCGGCAAGGCGATGCACCCGGAGCAGGACAAGGTGCTGCCGCTGATGACGCTGACCCGTCAGGGGCGCCGGGCGAGCGCGCCGCTGCCGGCCCGTCTGGCCGAGGTACCCGCCTTGCCGGCACCGGCCGTGAAGCGGCGCGTGGAGTTCTCCGAGAACATGGCCGACCCGAAGGCGATGTTCCTGATCAACGGCAAGACCTACGACATGGCGCGCATCGATTTCGAAGGCAAGGTCGGCCAGGTGGAGGAGTGGGAGATCGTCGGCAACGCCCACATGGACCACCCTTTCCACCTGCACGGCACGCAGTTCCAGGTCGTGGCGCGCACCGAGGATGGCCAGTGGCGCGACGAACCGTTCCGAGCGTGGCACGACGTGGTCAACGTGGCGGCGGGCGAGAGCGTGCGGCTGCGTTTCCGCCAGGATTTGCCGGGCCTGCGCATGTTCCACTGCCACATCCTCGAGCATGAGGACCAGGGCATGATGGGGCAGCTGCTGGTGCGCGCCTAG
- a CDS encoding hydrolase, translating to MLMQRDNATLLVVDVQQKLVPAVVDPAGMIARVRWLLGVAHDTGLPVVFSEQYPQGLGHTVPELLAAAPAAPVVAKRHFSCVAGECLPDELLARPQVIVCGMETHVCVLQTVLELLEAGKQVFVVADAVASRSPHDIELGLQRMRDAGAVLVSREMVLFELLREAGTELFRAMSKRYLQGEQP from the coding sequence ATGTTGATGCAACGCGACAACGCCACCTTGCTGGTGGTCGACGTCCAACAAAAGCTGGTGCCGGCGGTGGTGGACCCCGCTGGCATGATCGCCCGGGTGCGCTGGCTGCTCGGCGTGGCGCACGACACCGGGCTGCCGGTGGTGTTCTCCGAACAGTATCCGCAGGGGCTCGGCCATACCGTGCCCGAACTGCTGGCCGCCGCCCCCGCCGCGCCGGTGGTGGCCAAGCGGCATTTCTCCTGCGTGGCCGGCGAGTGCCTGCCGGACGAGTTGCTGGCGCGTCCCCAGGTCATCGTGTGCGGCATGGAAACCCACGTCTGCGTGCTGCAGACGGTGCTGGAACTGTTGGAAGCCGGAAAGCAGGTGTTTGTCGTCGCCGACGCGGTGGCAAGCCGTTCCCCGCACGATATCGAGCTGGGACTGCAACGCATGCGCGACGCGGGCGCGGTGCTGGTGAGCCGCGAGATGGTGCTGTTCGAGCTGCTGCGCGAAGCCGGCACCGAGCTGTTCCGCGCCATGAGCAAACGCTACCTGCAAGGCGAGCAGCCCTGA
- a CDS encoding DUF2322 family protein translates to MTTTTSFKDILASLPDTTGIAALVLLDEHDEQQARLENQPGTAGSVKVYYALVQRFGHIDRAAAEEGLALYAEHTADARLNPGKHPNIDRLLAIAEGGAPGLKARIVLQGD, encoded by the coding sequence ATGACCACCACAACCAGCTTTAAGGACATCCTGGCCAGCCTACCCGACACCACCGGCATCGCCGCGCTGGTGCTGCTCGACGAGCACGACGAGCAGCAGGCCCGCCTGGAAAACCAGCCCGGCACCGCCGGCTCGGTCAAGGTCTACTACGCGCTGGTACAGCGCTTCGGCCACATCGACCGCGCAGCGGCGGAAGAAGGGCTGGCGCTCTACGCCGAGCATACCGCCGACGCTCGCCTCAATCCCGGCAAGCACCCCAACATCGACCGCCTGCTCGCCATCGCCGAAGGCGGCGCTCCCGGCCTGAAGGCGCGCATCGTACTGCAGGGTGACTAA
- the priB gene encoding primosomal replication protein N gives MQNQLVLTAAVEREEALRYTPAGLPVLEMWLRHQSRQREAGFERDVSCEVQALLIGEAGRKFSGSLAGKMVTVSGFLSQRSLRNPRLVLHIEHVEFVKG, from the coding sequence TTGCAGAACCAGCTGGTACTGACCGCCGCTGTCGAACGCGAAGAGGCGCTGAGATACACCCCCGCCGGCTTGCCGGTATTGGAAATGTGGCTCAGGCATCAATCGCGGCAGCGTGAAGCGGGCTTCGAGAGGGACGTGAGCTGCGAAGTTCAGGCACTCCTGATCGGTGAAGCGGGCCGGAAGTTTTCCGGTAGCCTGGCAGGCAAGATGGTGACCGTCAGCGGTTTCCTCAGCCAGCGCAGCCTGCGCAACCCGCGGTTGGTACTGCATATCGAACACGTTGAATTTGTAAAAGGTTAG
- a CDS encoding EAL domain-containing protein, which yields MVNRKEWLASCLALLVFLSSLPLWPDTAGTPPGPASFIPHGLFLLWMVRRPAGLVWLWPLPAWALASQWAGPLWAGGLALSLYLMAGATRLAGIHHSRLALNSLSALLRLLAVLLLAPAAVTALLLWGLQELTGAEVPLSQALLQYGALALALTLCVPAAFAGAEDSRRRYVELMLIALLMLSLWAAVLGVGHLPLVPIYLLLYPCLLWAACRAGIGGATLLGLLILVLATFLDGPSFQPVRLPANGIVLNLALVLSAQLVATQSEAAAHRIRQLQDSLARFEALLRNSPNVMSLKDLEGRYLLVNRAYSQALGKTPAELIGKRSVDFLPPEEARQVVEQDRQVLNALESRQYEQMLTLDGLPSDFLVTKFPLFDANGLPAGIGCIATDISQNKRERQAKQEAESRYHALIEQSLVGIYILQDERLAYVNDKLAEMLGYSCEALLGQRIEKVLAGEERQRLRQQIHHRLSENIPIMHFATRLMRYDGQPLDVEIHSRLFEYRGRGAIIGVVVDISDRLQADANQKLASKVFENAAEGILITGADYRIIAVNQAFTRITGYLPEQVIGRVSRIFRDDNSWSAAMLDGLSRHGHWQGEMLDRRRSHEWYPAELSISAVRDDAGVVTNYVGVFADITVRKQAEERLQFLANHDPLTRLPNRSWLIARLEDRIQQLAGSGQSVAVMFLDLDRFKLINDSFGHQTGDELLRETANRLEQVVGGRGEIARLGGDEFTLLVSHFASQATLSTLAEDILAVLAQPLRLEGQELIVTGSLGISVYPHDGSDARTLLKNADVAMYRAKEAGKNTYQFFAAEMNAQAIERLQLENGLRQALERGEFELHYQPIVAAATHRLEALEVLLRWRHPELGLVSPVRFIPLAEETGLIRPIGDWVIRQACRQLADWDCHGLHVPRLAINLSARQFEQQGLIVQVAGALAEADIAAGRLELEMTESMVMQNPTEAVSLLGELKALGVRLSIDDFGTGYSSLSYLKRFPLDTLKIDRSFTEGLPGDGDNAAIAEAILAMARKLSFSVVAEGVETEAQAAFLCAKGCQLLQGYLFSRPLPAAELTDWLRRHSPPTKAHVGTMAS from the coding sequence ATGGTGAACAGAAAGGAGTGGCTGGCTTCCTGCCTGGCGCTGCTGGTATTTCTTTCCTCGCTGCCCCTGTGGCCGGACACGGCCGGAACCCCGCCGGGTCCGGCCAGTTTCATCCCGCATGGCCTGTTCCTGCTGTGGATGGTGCGCCGTCCCGCCGGTTTGGTCTGGCTGTGGCCGCTGCCGGCCTGGGCGCTGGCGAGCCAGTGGGCCGGGCCGCTCTGGGCCGGCGGGCTGGCGCTGTCGCTCTATCTGATGGCCGGTGCTACCCGGCTCGCCGGCATCCACCACTCCCGGCTTGCCCTGAATTCGCTCTCGGCGCTGCTGCGCCTGCTGGCGGTGCTGTTGCTGGCTCCGGCCGCCGTGACGGCCCTGCTGCTGTGGGGGCTGCAGGAGCTCACCGGGGCCGAGGTGCCGCTCTCGCAGGCGCTGCTGCAATACGGCGCACTGGCCCTGGCGCTGACCTTGTGCGTGCCGGCGGCGTTCGCCGGTGCAGAAGACAGCCGGCGCCGCTACGTCGAGCTGATGCTCATCGCGCTGCTGATGCTGTCGCTGTGGGCGGCCGTGCTTGGCGTCGGCCATCTTCCCCTGGTGCCGATCTACCTCTTGCTCTACCCCTGCTTGCTGTGGGCTGCCTGCCGCGCCGGCATCGGCGGCGCGACGCTGCTGGGGCTGCTGATCCTGGTGCTGGCGACGTTTCTCGACGGCCCGTCGTTCCAGCCCGTTCGCCTGCCGGCCAACGGCATCGTGCTGAACCTGGCGCTGGTGCTGTCGGCGCAGCTGGTGGCGACGCAGTCGGAGGCGGCGGCGCACCGGATCCGTCAGCTGCAGGACTCGCTAGCGCGCTTCGAGGCCTTGCTGCGGAACAGCCCCAACGTGATGTCGCTGAAGGACCTGGAGGGGCGTTACCTGTTGGTCAACCGCGCCTATTCGCAGGCGCTGGGCAAGACGCCGGCCGAGCTGATCGGCAAGAGGAGCGTCGATTTCCTGCCGCCGGAGGAGGCGCGGCAGGTGGTCGAGCAGGACCGCCAGGTGCTCAATGCGCTGGAGTCGCGCCAGTATGAACAGATGCTGACGCTCGACGGGCTGCCGAGTGACTTCCTGGTGACCAAGTTTCCCTTGTTCGACGCCAACGGCCTGCCCGCCGGCATCGGCTGCATCGCCACCGACATTTCCCAGAACAAGCGCGAGCGGCAGGCCAAGCAGGAGGCCGAGAGCCGTTACCATGCCCTGATCGAGCAATCGCTGGTCGGCATCTACATTCTGCAGGACGAGCGGCTGGCCTACGTCAACGACAAGCTGGCCGAGATGCTGGGCTACTCCTGCGAGGCGCTATTGGGGCAGAGGATCGAGAAGGTGCTGGCCGGCGAGGAGCGGCAGCGGCTGCGCCAGCAGATCCACCACCGCCTGAGCGAGAACATTCCCATCATGCACTTCGCCACGCGGCTGATGCGGTACGACGGCCAGCCGCTCGACGTGGAAATCCACAGCCGGCTGTTCGAGTATCGTGGCCGCGGCGCCATCATCGGCGTGGTGGTCGACATTTCAGACCGGCTGCAGGCCGATGCCAACCAGAAGCTGGCCAGCAAGGTGTTCGAGAACGCCGCCGAGGGCATCCTGATAACTGGCGCCGACTACCGCATCATCGCGGTGAACCAGGCTTTCACCCGCATCACCGGCTACCTGCCGGAGCAGGTCATCGGCAGGGTGTCGCGCATCTTCCGCGACGACAACAGCTGGAGCGCGGCGATGCTGGACGGGCTCTCGCGCCACGGCCACTGGCAGGGCGAAATGCTGGATAGGCGCCGCTCGCACGAGTGGTATCCGGCCGAGTTGTCGATCTCGGCGGTGCGCGACGACGCCGGCGTGGTGACCAACTACGTCGGCGTGTTCGCCGACATCACGGTGCGCAAGCAGGCCGAGGAGCGGCTGCAGTTCCTCGCCAACCACGATCCGCTGACGCGCCTGCCCAACCGCAGTTGGCTGATCGCGCGGCTGGAAGACCGTATCCAGCAGCTGGCGGGCTCCGGTCAGAGCGTGGCGGTGATGTTCCTCGACCTCGACCGCTTCAAGCTGATCAACGACTCGTTCGGCCACCAGACCGGCGATGAGCTGCTGCGCGAAACCGCCAACCGGCTGGAACAGGTAGTGGGCGGTCGTGGCGAGATCGCCCGTCTCGGCGGCGATGAATTCACGCTGCTGGTCAGTCATTTCGCCAGCCAGGCCACGCTGTCGACCCTGGCCGAGGACATCCTGGCGGTGTTGGCGCAGCCGTTGCGATTGGAGGGGCAGGAGCTGATCGTTACCGGCAGCCTCGGCATCAGCGTCTATCCCCATGACGGCAGCGACGCCCGCACCCTGCTGAAGAACGCCGACGTGGCGATGTACCGCGCCAAGGAGGCGGGCAAGAACACCTACCAGTTCTTTGCCGCCGAGATGAACGCCCAGGCGATCGAGCGGCTGCAACTGGAGAACGGGCTGCGTCAGGCGCTGGAGCGCGGTGAGTTCGAACTGCACTACCAGCCCATCGTGGCGGCGGCGACGCACCGCCTGGAGGCGCTCGAGGTGCTGCTGCGCTGGCGCCATCCCGAACTGGGCCTGGTGTCGCCGGTGCGCTTCATCCCGCTGGCCGAGGAGACCGGCCTGATCCGCCCTATCGGCGACTGGGTGATCCGCCAGGCCTGCCGCCAGCTGGCTGACTGGGACTGCCACGGCCTGCACGTGCCGCGCCTGGCGATCAACCTGTCGGCGCGTCAGTTCGAGCAGCAGGGGCTGATCGTGCAGGTGGCCGGGGCGCTGGCCGAGGCCGACATCGCGGCGGGGCGGCTGGAACTGGAAATGACCGAGAGCATGGTGATGCAGAATCCCACCGAGGCGGTGTCTCTGCTGGGCGAGCTGAAGGCACTCGGGGTGCGGCTGTCGATCGACGATTTCGGCACCGGCTACTCCTCGCTGTCCTACCTCAAGCGCTTCCCGCTCGACACGCTGAAGATCGACCGCTCCTTCACCGAGGGATTGCCGGGCGACGGCGACAACGCGGCGATCGCCGAGGCGATCCTGGCGATGGCGCGCAAGCTGTCGTTCAGCGTGGTGGCCGAGGGGGTGGAAACCGAGGCGCAGGCGGCCTTCCTCTGTGCCAAGGGCTGCCAGTTGCTGCAGGGCTATCTGTTCAGCCGGCCGTTGCCGGCAGCGGAACTGACGGACTGGCTGCGCCGGCACAGCCCGCCAACGAAAGCCCACGTCGGCACGATGGCAAGCTGA
- the rpsR gene encoding 30S ribosomal protein S18, whose protein sequence is MARQLFKRKKFCRFTAEGIKEIDYKSVDLLKDFIAENGKIIPSRITGTKARYQRQLTTAIKRARFLAFLPYTDQH, encoded by the coding sequence ATGGCTCGTCAACTCTTCAAGCGCAAGAAGTTCTGCCGTTTCACGGCAGAAGGCATCAAGGAAATCGACTACAAATCCGTTGATCTCCTGAAGGATTTCATCGCCGAAAACGGCAAGATCATCCCGTCCCGCATCACCGGCACCAAGGCTCGCTATCAGCGTCAGCTGACCACCGCGATCAAGCGCGCGCGCTTCCTGGCCTTCCTGCCGTACACCGACCAACACTAA
- a CDS encoding heavy-metal-associated domain-containing protein, translated as MEKIILHVEGMTCNGCANSIKNALGGLEGVRQVEVDLASGKVEVLCDAGMPTRGMLAEAVSDAGYDVVG; from the coding sequence ATGGAAAAAATCATCCTGCATGTCGAAGGTATGACCTGCAACGGCTGCGCCAACAGTATCAAGAACGCGCTGGGGGGCCTGGAAGGAGTGCGCCAGGTCGAGGTCGACCTGGCGAGTGGCAAGGTCGAAGTTTTGTGCGACGCCGGTATGCCGACACGCGGCATGCTGGCGGAGGCGGTGAGTGATGCCGGTTACGACGTGGTCGGCTGA